In Dama dama isolate Ldn47 chromosome X, ASM3311817v1, whole genome shotgun sequence, one genomic interval encodes:
- the LOC133051994 gene encoding cancer/testis antigen 1-like, with protein MEAEAHGGGNMRAANEDAGAVAFAADTARGSHSVPGGAGGQDGPGDPAGPGDAIIHEIPGGVGDLNNPRGPGAAGESDGTVGVIPQFPGAPQVPGPGGDAAPGAGILSNRPLQFSLTVPFSSHEEADNARHFLTRRTQLQGPIRKELGVNGRMLVLRLTAEDHALLRRSIAFCLDQLSLVMWSLQHFVPPVFAKPQQGRGG; from the exons ATGGAGGCTGAGGCACACGGTGGAGGAAACATGAGGGCAGCCAATGAAGACGCAGGTGCTGTGGCCTTTGCCGCGGACACAGCACGTGGCAGCCACAGTGTGCCGGGTGGTGCTGGTGGCCAGGATGGCCCTGGCGACCCAGCTGGCCCTGGTGATGCCATCATTCATGAAATTCCTGGTGGCGTCGGTGACCTGAATAATCCCAGAGGCCCCGGCGCTGCAGGAGAGTCAGATGGCACAGTCGGTGTCATTCCACAGTTCCCGGGGGCACCCCAAGTTCCAGGGCCTGGTGGAGACGCTGCACCTGGAGCCGGAATTCTGAGTAACCGTCCCCTCCAGTT CAGCCTCACTGTGCCTTTCTCATCACACGAGGAGGCAGACAATGCCCGTCACTTCCTGACTCGACGTACTCAACTGCAAGGGCCGATTCGGAAGGAGCTTGGTGTTAATGGCCGCATGCTGGTTCT CCGATTGACTGCTGAAGATCATGCCCTTCTCCGGAGGTCCATCGCCTTCTGTCTGGACCAGCTTTCCCTGGTGATGTGGTCCTTGCAGCACTTTGTGCCCCCCGTTTTTGCTAAGCCTCAGCAGGGAAGAGGGGGTTAA